A DNA window from Salvelinus namaycush isolate Seneca chromosome 30, SaNama_1.0, whole genome shotgun sequence contains the following coding sequences:
- the slc22a31 gene encoding putative solute carrier family 22 member 31: protein MDFETKIYTRIGGYGRYNRIVSIFSWFPNFAVMLNLFCDVFYTLIPGSYHCKPDPTLLPSGFLFSNYSRQGYLNFTIPWVNGSGLSHCELYKYPRNVSNFIDSIPKEIVPCTRGWEYDQAAALQSNYVTEWNLVCRDYWKIPLQHICFMTGWIVGYVLLGTVCDWLGRRQGFLLSVSLSGLLGVAVCLSNSPVVFLLLRLSQGAMLAGVFLSSYLARLELCDPPHRLMVEMVSGFFAIAAELLLPGLAVLCRDWPVLQAVATLPLLLLLSYWCCPSVFPESPRWLLATGQIHQAKRCLQSFTIRNRVCLSEDIYPAENLLSEIDAEYPDDTQPFYHSVLELHSTQVIWRNCLILSFTMFIGTGIQYCFIRNLHSYSHNFYFSYFLRVLTGALGCIFLCLSVNRFGRRGILLLSAIITGLSSLLLLALTQYLRGVLVLVLSVLGLLFSQALAMLSVFFASEVMPTVVRGGCLGLVLASGCMGMAASSMMELQNNRGYFLHHVIFASFAVLSVLSIMLLPESKRKPLPDSLKDGESQRRPPLFLSREDNLPLLYTRRGASEYNPDNYSRLVSATRKMLIKDNLPYKIVVPSQSPLLPSNSEVHCILEEEALREDLS, encoded by the exons ATGGACTTCGAAACGAAGATTTATACCAGAATCGGTGGATATGGACGATATAACAGAATTGTTTCCATATTCAGCTGGTTTCCGAACTTTGCTGTGATGCTGAACCTTTTTTGCGACGTTTTTTACACTCTGATTCCTGGGTCGTACCACTGTAAACCCGACCCGACCCTTTTACCTTCAGGTTTTCTTTTCAGTAATTATTCCAGACAAGGGTATCTTAATTTTACCATACCGTGGGTGAATGGCTCTGGACTGAGTCACTGTGAACTTTATAAGTACCCTAGAAACGTCTCCAACTTCATAGACAGCATTCCAAAGGAGATAGTGCCATGTACGAGAGGATGGGAGTACGACCAAGCTGCGGCGCTTCAAAGCAACTACGTGACGGAG TGGAACCTAGTGTGTAGGGACTACTGGAAGATTCCTCTGCAGCACATCTGCTTCATGACAGGGTGGATTGTGGGATATGTCCTCCTGGGCACAGTGTGTGACTG GTTGGGTCGTCGACAGGGCTTCctgctgtctgtgtctctgtccggTCTGTTAGGAGTAGCTGTGTGTCTGTCCAACAGCCCTGTAGTGTTTCTGCTGCTACGCCTGTCTCAGGGCGCCATGTTGGCTGGGGTCTTCCTCTCCTCTTACCTCGCCA GACTGGAGCTGTGTGATCCTCCCCATCGTCTCATGGTTGAAATGGTCAGTGGTTTCTTTGCCATCGCGGCAGAGCTCTTGTTGCCAGGGCTGGCGGTGCTGTGTCGTGATTGGCCAGTTCTTCAAGCAGTGGCTACCTTGCCACTGCTCCTGCTGCTCTCCTATTGGTG CTGTCCATCAGTGTTTCCCGAGTCTCCACGCTGGCTTCTGGCCACAGGTCAGATTCACCAGGCTAAGAGGTGTCTCCAGAGCTTCACCATCAGGAACAGAGTGTGTCTCAGTGAGGACATCTACCCTGCTGAGAACCTGCTCTCAG AGATAGATGCGGAGTACCCAGATGATACTCAGCCTTTCTACCACTCAGTCCTGGAGTTGCATTCCACCCAAGTGATCTGGAGGAACTGCCTCATCCTTAGCTTTACTAT GTTCATAGGCACAGGCATCCAGTACTGTTTCATCAGGAACCTCCACAGCTACTCCCACAACTTCTACTTTAGTTACTTCCTGCGTGTGCTGACTGGCGCTCTGGGATGTATCTTCCTCTGCCTGTCCGTCAACCGCTTTGGTCGCCGTGGTATCCTGCTTCTGTCTGCCATTATCACCGGCCTGTCctcgctgctgctgctggcccTCACACAGT ATCTGCGTGGAGTGCTGGTGTTGGTGCTGTCTGTGTTGGGGCTCCTCTTCTCCCAGGCCCTGGCCATGCTCAGTGTATTCTTCGCCAGTGAGGTCATGCCCACCGTAGTCCG tgGTGGTTGTCTGGGGCTGGTGCTAGCGTCTGGCTGTATGGGGATGGCTGCTTCCTCTATGATGGAGCTCCAGAACAACAGGGGTTACTTCCTCCATCACGTCATTTTCGCCTCCTTCGCCGTCCTCTCGGTGCTGTCCATCATGCTGCTCCCGGAGAGCAAGCGCAAGCCGCTACCCGACTCTCTGAAGGACGGAGAGAGCCAGCGACggccccctctctttctgtcccgtGAAGACAACCTGCCCCTGCTCTATACCCGGCGTGGAGCCTCCGAGTACAACCCTGATAACTACTCCCGCCTGGTCTCCGCCACCAGGAAGATGCTCATCAAAGACAATTTACCCTATAAGATCGTTGTGCCCTCCCAGTCCCCGCTGCTGCCTTCCAACAGCGAGGTGCACTGCATACTGGAGGAAGAGGCACTAAGAGAGGACTTGTCTTAG
- the LOC120025051 gene encoding dipeptidase 1-like, with protein MDFKLEDNLGTEEGNTVNTKDDLPWQMRMKFNNQLNTVDLYTLNNTHTNIPKIREGRQAAQFWAAYVPCETQYKDAARQILEQIDVIHRMCMKYPEAFMFATSSKDIMDAFSQNRTASLIGVEGGHSLDSSLGTLRTKYHSGVRYLTLTHSCNTPWADNWLVDSGAKSSQHNGLSEFGKQLIFEMNRIGMLIDLAHVSEKVMNQVLDLSKAPVIFSHSSAYTVCPHKRNVPDDVLRKVVNERGEGVSEFLEDVSKDPALVAELLSVFREVEHVSMRQPDDLPIHYEEVKNDYRTSYGYPVPTQTVLGQFSGPGTNTSSLLSWSL; from the exons ATGGATTTCAAACTTGA AGACAATttggggacagaggaagggaacACAGTGAACACCAAAGATGACCTGCCCTGGCAGATGAGGATGAAGTTTAACAACCAGCTGAATACAGTGGATCTGTACAccctcaacaacacacacaccaacatcccCAAGATCAGGGAGGGACGACAGGCAGCACAg TTCTGGGCAGCATATGTACCATGTGAGACTCAGTACAAAGATGCCGCCAGACAAATTCTTGAGCAGATTGACGTCATCCACAGAATGTGTATGAAATACCCAGAAGCCTTCATGTTTGCTACCAGCAGCAAAG ATATCATGGATGCCTTTAGTCAGAACAGGACGGCCAGTCTGATCGGGGTGGAAGGAGGACACTCTTTGGACAGCAGCCTGGGCACCCTGCGCACCAAGTACCACTCGGGGGTCCGCTACCTCACCCTTACCCACAGCTGCAACACACCATG GGCAGATAATTGGCTAGTGGATTCGGGAGCCAAGTCATCGCAGCACAATGGACTTTCTGAGTTTGGAAAG CAACTGATATTTGAGATGAACCGCATTGGGATGTTGATTGACTTGGCCCACGTGTCAGAGAAAGTGATGAACCAGGTTCTAGACCTGTCCAAAGCGCCAGTCATCTTCAGCCACTCCTCTGCCTACACTGTGTGCCCACACAAGAGGAACGTGCCTGACGACGTCCTGAGGAAGGTGGTGAATGAAAGGGGAGAGGG GGTCTCGGAGTTTCTGGAGGATGTGTCTAAGGACCCTGCTCTGGTGGCAGAGCTGCTGAGTGTGTTCAGAGAGGTGGAGCATGTGA GTATGAGACAGCCAGATGATCTTCCCATCCATTATGAAGAAGTGAAAAACGACTACAGGACCAGCTATggttaccctgtcccaacccagaCAGTGCTGGGACAGTTCTCTGGCCCTGGCACTAACACGAGCAGCCTGCTGTCCTGGTCTCTATAA